The following are encoded in a window of Lactobacillus intestinalis genomic DNA:
- the rplS gene encoding 50S ribosomal protein L19: MDPLIAELTKEQLRDDIPAFRAGDTVRVHVRVVEGSHERIQMFEGVVIKKKGTGIGATYTVRKIASGVGVERTFPVNDPRVAKVEVLRHGRVRRAKLYYLRDRHGKSARIAEARR, translated from the coding sequence ATGGATCCATTAATTGCTGAATTAACTAAGGAACAACTTCGTGATGATATTCCTGCTTTCCGTGCAGGTGACACTGTTCGTGTACACGTACGTGTTGTTGAAGGTTCACACGAACGTATCCAAATGTTCGAAGGTGTTGTAATTAAGAAGAAGGGTACGGGCATTGGTGCAACTTACACTGTACGTAAGATTGCTTCAGGTGTTGGTGTTGAACGTACCTTCCCAGTTAACGACCCACGTGTTGCTAAGGTTGAAGTATTACGTCACGGTCGTGTACGTCGTGCTAAGCTTTACTACTTACGTGATCGTCACGGTAAGTCAGCTAGAATCGCTGAAGCACGTCGTTAA
- the ffh gene encoding signal recognition particle protein encodes MAFENLSERIQKALKNLTGKGKISEEDINRASREIRLALLEADVNFKVVKDFIKTIKKEALGKEVQESLNPGQQVIKIVNEELTKMMGEDAATLNKSKHIPTVIMMVGLQGTGKTTTVGKLAYHLQKTQNARPLLIAGDIYRPAAVDQLKQIGEQLKVPVYSETNEKDVAKIVENGLKEADKNKNDYVIIDTAGRLEIDEPLMEELERVKKVSDPDNILLVVDAMTGQAATDVAKGFDERLGVTGVILTKLDGDTRGGAALSIRAVTGKPIIYTGQGEKLTDLEDFHPDRMASRILGMGDMLTLIERAQQDYDEKEAQKVAEKMKENTFDFNDFIDQLEQVQKMGPLDQIMKMIPGMANNPQLQNMSIDEKQIAHTKAIVYSMTKEERENPDVLNPSRRRRIAAGSARPVVEVNRMIKQFKMARDMMQKVTKGNFKGLSNLPGMDSPMAKMAMRRMGKNFKKNKKKRLKNMKRYHS; translated from the coding sequence ATGGCTTTTGAAAATTTAAGTGAACGTATTCAAAAAGCGTTAAAAAATTTAACTGGAAAAGGGAAGATTTCTGAAGAAGATATCAATCGTGCTAGTCGGGAAATTCGTTTAGCATTACTTGAAGCCGATGTAAACTTTAAGGTAGTTAAGGACTTTATTAAAACTATTAAGAAGGAAGCTTTAGGTAAGGAGGTTCAAGAAAGTTTAAATCCTGGTCAACAAGTAATAAAAATAGTTAATGAAGAACTAACTAAGATGATGGGGGAAGATGCTGCAACTCTTAATAAATCAAAGCATATTCCTACAGTTATTATGATGGTAGGTTTGCAAGGTACTGGTAAAACTACTACCGTTGGGAAGCTGGCATATCATTTACAAAAGACACAAAACGCTCGTCCTCTTTTGATTGCTGGGGACATTTATCGTCCTGCAGCCGTTGATCAATTAAAGCAAATTGGGGAACAATTAAAGGTTCCGGTTTATAGTGAAACTAATGAAAAAGATGTTGCCAAAATCGTTGAAAATGGTTTAAAAGAAGCCGATAAGAACAAAAACGACTATGTAATTATCGATACTGCTGGTCGACTTGAAATTGATGAACCCTTAATGGAAGAGCTTGAACGAGTTAAAAAAGTTTCTGATCCTGATAACATTTTGCTTGTTGTTGATGCTATGACTGGTCAAGCAGCGACTGATGTTGCTAAAGGTTTTGATGAGCGCCTTGGTGTTACCGGCGTTATCCTTACTAAGCTTGATGGTGATACTCGTGGTGGGGCAGCTTTATCAATACGTGCTGTTACTGGCAAGCCAATTATTTATACCGGACAAGGTGAAAAGCTTACTGATTTAGAAGATTTCCACCCTGATAGAATGGCTTCTAGAATCTTAGGAATGGGGGACATGCTAACTTTAATTGAGCGTGCCCAACAAGATTATGATGAAAAAGAAGCTCAAAAAGTTGCTGAAAAAATGAAGGAAAATACTTTTGATTTCAACGACTTTATCGATCAATTGGAACAAGTTCAAAAAATGGGACCTTTGGATCAAATTATGAAGATGATCCCAGGGATGGCGAATAATCCTCAACTTCAAAATATGAGTATTGATGAAAAGCAAATTGCTCATACTAAAGCAATTGTTTATTCAATGACTAAAGAAGAACGTGAAAATCCAGATGTTTTAAATCCAAGTCGTAGACGTAGAATTGCAGCCGGATCAGCACGTCCAGTAGTTGAAGTAAACCGTATGATCAAGCAATTCAAGATGGCACGAGATATGATGCAAAAAGTTACTAAAGGTAACTTCAAAGGCTTGAGCAATTTACCAGGAATGGATTCGCCAATGGCTAAAATGGCAATGAGAAGAATGGGGAAAAACTTCAAGAAGAATAAGAAAAAACGCTTGAAGAATATGAAGAGATATCATTCCTAA
- the trmD gene encoding tRNA (guanosine(37)-N1)-methyltransferase TrmD yields MKINVLTLFPDMFTPLQTSMLGRGLEDGKWDLNLVNFRDFTTDVHHHVDDTPYGGGAGMVLQVMPIKKALDSLPSKGKVIITAPQGKTFNEEMAQKWAEEDELTFICGHYEGFDQRVYDLADETVSIGDYVLTGGELPTMSMIDATVRLLPGILGNAASPVEESFSHGLLEYPQYTRPADFEGQKVPEVLTSGNHQKIAEWRHKEALRATYLHRPDMLENRELTDEEQHMLKEIKNEIN; encoded by the coding sequence ATGAAGATTAATGTTTTAACGCTTTTTCCTGACATGTTTACCCCATTGCAAACTTCAATGCTTGGACGTGGGCTAGAAGATGGCAAGTGGGACCTTAATTTAGTAAACTTCCGTGATTTTACTACCGATGTTCATCATCATGTTGATGACACACCCTATGGAGGGGGTGCTGGCATGGTGCTTCAAGTTATGCCGATTAAAAAGGCTTTAGATTCTCTTCCTTCCAAAGGTAAAGTTATTATTACCGCTCCTCAAGGGAAGACTTTCAATGAAGAAATGGCACAAAAGTGGGCTGAAGAAGATGAATTAACATTTATTTGTGGCCATTACGAAGGCTTTGATCAAAGGGTTTATGATTTGGCAGATGAGACGGTTTCAATTGGGGACTATGTCTTAACAGGTGGTGAATTGCCTACAATGAGTATGATTGATGCCACTGTAAGACTTTTACCGGGAATTTTAGGAAATGCTGCTTCTCCTGTTGAAGAAAGTTTTTCTCATGGCTTGTTAGAATATCCTCAGTATACACGCCCTGCAGATTTTGAAGGACAAAAAGTCCCCGAAGTTTTAACTAGTGGTAATCATCAAAAAATTGCTGAATGGCGTCATAAGGAAGCTCTTAGGGCTACCTATCTTCATAGACCAGATATGCTAGAGAATCGTGAATTAACTGATGAAGAACAGCACATGCTTAAAGAAATTAAAAATGAGATTAACTAG
- a CDS encoding DUF896 domain-containing protein: MDKNEEKKVTDRINELYHKKQKEGLTPEEEAERKELHKKFLENFRAGFRQQLEDTVIIDKNGKEVTSEKAKKAQREKGLRKD, translated from the coding sequence ATGGATAAAAATGAAGAAAAAAAGGTCACAGATCGTATCAACGAACTTTATCACAAGAAGCAAAAGGAAGGTTTAACTCCAGAAGAAGAAGCCGAAAGAAAAGAACTTCATAAGAAGTTTCTTGAAAACTTCAGAGCTGGATTTAGACAACAATTGGAAGATACTGTAATTATCGATAAAAATGGTAAAGAAGTAACTTCTGAAAAGGCTAAGAAGGCACAAAGAGAAAAGGGTCTTAGAAAAGATTAA
- a CDS encoding uracil-DNA glycosylase produces the protein MKYPKELIDEVEKRSEGMKLEGLNKGAGPIHPALMIVGEAPGRNEIQTQVPFNGDSGKELMKSLASIGLRREDVYITSAVRSRPYSIKKVFSKKENKEVIKYPNRKPTKKEILAHAPFFDYEIKKVQPKLIVAVGNTALERLLGPGYKISKEHGKVISNTPILQLNQNKDGYEWSNEKYTIFPQYHPAAVFYNRKLAEDIARDWQVIGPYLKEKNYE, from the coding sequence ATGAAATATCCTAAAGAATTAATTGATGAAGTGGAAAAACGCTCGGAAGGGATGAAACTAGAAGGGTTAAATAAAGGAGCGGGCCCTATTCATCCAGCGCTTATGATTGTTGGAGAAGCTCCTGGACGAAATGAAATTCAAACTCAGGTTCCTTTCAATGGAGATTCCGGAAAAGAACTAATGAAATCTTTGGCTTCAATCGGTTTACGTCGAGAAGATGTGTATATTACCTCCGCTGTGCGCAGTAGGCCGTACAGCATTAAGAAAGTTTTTAGTAAAAAAGAGAATAAAGAAGTAATAAAATATCCTAATCGAAAACCAACTAAGAAAGAAATTTTAGCTCATGCTCCGTTTTTTGATTATGAAATAAAGAAGGTACAGCCTAAATTAATTGTAGCAGTCGGAAATACGGCATTAGAGAGACTTTTGGGACCTGGCTACAAAATTTCTAAGGAACATGGTAAAGTTATTAGCAATACGCCTATTTTGCAACTGAATCAAAATAAAGATGGTTATGAATGGTCAAATGAAAAATATACCATCTTTCCGCAATATCATCCTGCAGCTGTTTTTTATAATCGGAAATTGGCAGAAGATATTGCTCGAGATTGGCAGGTTATTGGGCCCTATTTGAAGGAGAAAAATTATGAGTAA
- a CDS encoding ABC transporter ATP-binding protein, whose translation MNNEENESIWAKAIPFKEQVQIFKRLMGFVKKFKFEMLIALIGAFLVSVINMALPFGLQYFLDNFLIKQSATVQIIVFAGFMYALGSILKAAIQFTYEYFFALGSEKSLERVRVELYQKLHRLGMRYFDQNPAGSIVSRVTNDTMTLSNFLAVLASVVISFFSIISALVAMFMTNTTAGFLMLLFLPIMLFIIWLYSQKSSKLYRNYRERLSRINTNLNESIEGVSLIQQFKQEERMENEFENENGALMRTRFNMIKVNSLLLSPLTSLLYSIALSVSLMYFGFPLQKTFVPAGIVYAFSQYISQFFNPISTMMDQMTLFQDGIVAGKRIFNILDDTQYEPQQNAEKGLTINKGKIEFKHVSFSYDGKNEILHDINFTVNPGETLGIVGHTGSGKSSIINVMMRFYDFHKGQILIDGVDIKKYPKEELRKKLGLVLQEPFMFYGDIVSNIRLYNKNITDEQIKKAAETVQADRFIEEMPGKYHAKVMENGVELSQGERQLISFARTLVTDPKILVLDEATANVDTETETMIQKGLKTLRKGRTTLAIAHRLSTIADADQIIVLDKGRIVEKGTHDELLAKKGYYYKLYTLQNSEGKE comes from the coding sequence ATGAATAATGAAGAAAATGAGTCAATTTGGGCTAAAGCTATTCCTTTTAAAGAGCAGGTTCAAATTTTTAAAAGATTGATGGGATTTGTTAAAAAATTTAAATTTGAAATGCTTATCGCTTTAATAGGAGCGTTTTTGGTTAGTGTTATCAATATGGCTTTGCCATTTGGTTTGCAGTATTTTTTGGATAATTTCTTAATTAAACAAAGTGCTACAGTTCAAATTATTGTGTTTGCGGGATTTATGTATGCTTTGGGATCAATTTTGAAAGCCGCAATTCAGTTTACTTATGAGTATTTCTTTGCTTTAGGATCAGAAAAATCGCTTGAAAGGGTGAGAGTGGAACTTTATCAAAAATTGCACCGATTAGGGATGCGCTATTTTGATCAAAATCCCGCTGGATCGATTGTTTCTAGAGTTACAAATGATACGATGACTTTAAGTAATTTCTTAGCAGTTTTAGCAAGTGTAGTGATTAGTTTCTTCTCAATTATTTCAGCCTTGGTAGCCATGTTTATGACCAACACTACTGCTGGATTTTTAATGTTATTATTTTTGCCAATTATGTTGTTTATTATTTGGCTTTATTCACAAAAAAGTTCCAAGCTCTATCGCAATTATCGTGAACGTTTAAGTAGAATTAATACTAATTTAAATGAATCGATTGAAGGAGTATCTTTAATTCAGCAGTTCAAGCAAGAAGAAAGAATGGAAAATGAGTTTGAAAATGAAAACGGTGCTTTAATGAGAACACGTTTTAATATGATTAAAGTTAACTCACTCTTGCTATCGCCATTAACAAGTCTTCTTTATTCGATTGCGTTATCAGTTTCCTTAATGTACTTTGGTTTTCCATTGCAAAAGACTTTTGTGCCAGCGGGAATCGTCTATGCCTTTTCTCAATATATCTCACAGTTCTTCAATCCAATTTCTACTATGATGGATCAAATGACACTTTTTCAAGATGGGATTGTGGCTGGCAAGCGAATCTTTAATATCTTAGATGATACCCAATATGAACCTCAACAAAATGCAGAGAAAGGTTTAACAATCAATAAGGGAAAGATCGAATTTAAGCATGTCAGTTTTTCTTATGATGGGAAAAATGAAATCTTACATGATATTAACTTTACTGTTAATCCTGGAGAAACTTTGGGTATTGTTGGTCATACCGGTTCTGGTAAAAGCTCAATTATCAATGTGATGATGAGATTTTATGATTTTCATAAAGGACAAATCTTAATTGATGGTGTTGACATCAAGAAATATCCTAAAGAAGAATTGCGTAAAAAGTTGGGTTTGGTTTTGCAAGAACCGTTCATGTTTTATGGAGATATTGTCTCAAATATTCGTTTGTATAATAAAAATATTACTGATGAACAAATTAAAAAAGCAGCCGAAACTGTTCAAGCTGATCGCTTCATTGAAGAAATGCCAGGTAAATATCATGCCAAAGTAATGGAAAATGGAGTCGAACTTAGTCAAGGTGAAAGGCAACTAATTTCTTTTGCACGGACTTTAGTAACTGATCCCAAAATCTTGGTATTGGATGAAGCAACTGCTAATGTCGATACAGAAACCGAAACTATGATTCAAAAGGGACTTAAGACTTTACGTAAGGGAAGAACAACTTTAGCAATTGCTCACCGTTTATCAACGATTGCCGATGCTGATCAAATCATTGTTTTGGATAAAGGGCGCATCGTTGAAAAGGGTACTCATGATGAATTGCTTGCGAAAAAAGGGTATTATTATAAGCTGTATACTTTACAAAATAGCGAGGGAAAAGAATAA
- a CDS encoding SGNH/GDSL hydrolase family protein, giving the protein MSNETFLIPIVQNNDLSDIALAELRQDLDAHPLNQRLYEDIAYLPGNSRKYSLNQVEFTMGPLFKKKILFLGSSVTFGFGSLGESFVDYLWKKDGVLAIKNAENGTTLVDQDIKGESYVKRFNEELKQKDHPDIFVLQLSTNDATLGNKLGKISNDNYDTQTIIGALEYIISKAKQNWDCPILIYTNPNFDNLLYAQMVQAAHELAKKWGVEVLDLFNDPNFKDQDKLYMVDEIHPTRAGYELKWLPIFEKKLIEM; this is encoded by the coding sequence ATGAGTAACGAAACATTTTTAATTCCGATAGTTCAAAATAATGATTTATCAGATATTGCTTTAGCAGAACTTAGACAAGATTTGGATGCACATCCTCTTAATCAGCGGCTTTATGAAGATATTGCGTATTTACCAGGAAATTCTAGGAAATATAGCCTAAATCAAGTTGAATTTACAATGGGTCCGCTTTTTAAAAAGAAAATTTTATTTTTGGGTTCGTCGGTTACTTTTGGCTTTGGTAGTTTAGGTGAATCATTTGTTGATTATCTTTGGAAAAAGGATGGAGTACTTGCTATTAAAAATGCAGAAAATGGTACAACTTTAGTGGACCAAGATATAAAAGGTGAGTCATATGTTAAAAGATTTAATGAAGAATTAAAACAAAAAGACCATCCAGATATCTTTGTTTTACAACTTTCCACAAACGATGCTACTTTAGGAAATAAGTTAGGAAAGATTAGCAATGATAATTATGATACTCAAACAATTATTGGCGCTCTAGAATATATTATTTCTAAAGCTAAGCAAAACTGGGATTGTCCAATTTTAATTTATACTAACCCTAATTTTGATAATCTTCTTTATGCGCAAATGGTTCAAGCAGCTCATGAATTGGCTAAAAAGTGGGGTGTAGAAGTTTTAGATTTATTCAATGATCCTAACTTTAAAGATCAAGATAAATTATATATGGTAGATGAAATTCATCCTACTCGTGCAGGCTATGAATTAAAATGGTTACCGATCTTTGAAAAGAAATTAATTGAAATGTAA
- a CDS encoding bis(5'-nucleosyl)-tetraphosphatase encodes MIHEHSAGSIIYRINDGKIEFLIVESCMHHTWGFPKGHLEPGETEEEAAKREVAEEVGLHPDFDFNFRCETTYPTEEGTVKKVGFFLSENNPTQHVVDQKEEILNSKWIDLQEAESYLPKERGLYKMLVKAEKFIKQNDK; translated from the coding sequence ATGATCCATGAACATTCTGCAGGTAGTATTATTTATCGCATTAATGATGGCAAGATAGAGTTTTTAATCGTAGAAAGTTGTATGCACCATACGTGGGGATTTCCTAAGGGACATCTTGAACCCGGTGAGACTGAAGAAGAAGCAGCTAAACGTGAAGTTGCGGAAGAAGTAGGGCTTCATCCAGACTTTGATTTTAACTTTAGATGTGAAACCACTTATCCAACTGAAGAGGGGACAGTTAAAAAAGTGGGCTTTTTCTTAAGCGAAAATAATCCTACTCAGCATGTGGTTGATCAAAAAGAAGAAATTCTCAATTCTAAATGGATTGATTTACAAGAAGCAGAATCGTATTTACCTAAAGAACGTGGTTTGTATAAAATGCTTGTGAAAGCTGAAAAGTTTATCAAGCAGAATGATAAATAG
- a CDS encoding YneF family protein — MNLGLAIVLIIVALAVGLIGGFYGARAYMKKYFQENPPINEDMIVSMMSQMGQKPSAKKVNQVMNRMKHQNK, encoded by the coding sequence ATGAATTTAGGATTAGCAATTGTTTTAATTATTGTTGCACTGGCAGTCGGCCTAATTGGTGGATTCTACGGTGCACGAGCATATATGAAGAAGTATTTCCAAGAAAATCCTCCAATTAACGAAGATATGATTGTTAGCATGATGTCTCAAATGGGACAAAAGCCTTCTGCTAAAAAGGTAAATCAAGTCATGAACCGTATGAAACATCAAAACAAATAG
- a CDS encoding ABC transporter ATP-binding protein, which translates to MGIFKKLGWFFKEEKKRYIIGILFLALTSLANLVPPRVLGLMADELDKGHITWGQYGALILAIVAAAIVLYVLRYFWRKQIWGGAAELERKMRTRLFNHFMIMDKTFYQRHRTGDLMAHATNDVTSIQNVAGDGVLTLVDSLIMGLSTMIAMIVFVDFRLTIIALLPLPFLAWGAWKLGDHLHVAFDKSQAAFSRLNNKTQESVSGIKVLKTFGQGKEDTAAFEKMVDETIKINKHVFVWDSLFDPLGTLIIGLTYAITIIYGGFLVKQNILSVGQLVSFIAYIGNMVWPMFAIGYLFNILERGSASYDRVEKLLNEKSLITDENADETLTAKDIEGDLNYNIKSFAYPDEKDISVLNNIDFTLKPGQTLGLVGRVGSGKTTIIQLLLREFDNYEGKITLNGHDIREIPLNVLLREISYVPQNNYLFSTSIQNNISFSQIDADNNQVVEAAKKSDLHNDILQMPRAYQTLVGENGISLSGGQKQRMSIARALLKHSQILILDDALSAVDAKTENEILNSLKKERKGKTTLIATHRLTAVKNADLILVLKNGRIIERGSHDDLLQENGWYADMWRRQELEEKVGDENE; encoded by the coding sequence ATGGGTATTTTTAAAAAATTAGGATGGTTTTTTAAAGAGGAGAAGAAAAGATATATTATAGGAATTCTATTTTTAGCTTTAACCTCATTAGCTAATTTAGTTCCACCACGAGTATTGGGATTGATGGCGGATGAGCTAGATAAAGGTCATATCACGTGGGGGCAATATGGGGCTTTAATTTTGGCTATTGTAGCTGCTGCAATTGTTCTATATGTTTTGCGTTATTTTTGGCGTAAACAAATTTGGGGTGGCGCAGCAGAGCTTGAGCGCAAAATGCGCACTCGTTTGTTTAATCATTTTATGATTATGGATAAAACTTTTTATCAAAGACACCGGACTGGAGATTTGATGGCGCATGCTACTAATGATGTAACCTCTATTCAAAATGTGGCTGGAGATGGTGTCCTTACTTTAGTAGATTCATTAATCATGGGATTATCAACCATGATTGCAATGATTGTATTTGTTGACTTTAGATTAACCATTATTGCTCTCTTGCCGCTTCCATTTTTGGCTTGGGGTGCATGGAAGCTGGGAGACCATCTCCATGTTGCTTTTGATAAATCACAAGCTGCATTTTCTCGTTTAAACAATAAAACACAAGAATCTGTTTCCGGAATTAAAGTATTGAAAACTTTTGGTCAAGGAAAAGAGGATACGGCTGCATTTGAAAAAATGGTTGATGAGACGATCAAGATTAATAAGCACGTTTTTGTTTGGGATTCCTTGTTTGATCCTTTAGGAACATTGATCATTGGCTTAACCTATGCAATTACTATTATTTATGGTGGATTTTTAGTAAAGCAAAATATTTTATCAGTTGGACAGTTGGTATCTTTTATTGCTTATATTGGGAACATGGTTTGGCCAATGTTTGCGATTGGTTATCTTTTCAATATTTTGGAACGTGGGAGTGCTAGTTACGATCGAGTAGAAAAATTATTAAATGAAAAATCATTAATTACTGATGAAAATGCAGATGAAACCCTTACTGCAAAAGATATTGAGGGAGATCTAAACTATAATATTAAGTCATTTGCTTATCCCGATGAAAAAGATATTTCTGTTTTAAATAATATTGATTTCACATTGAAGCCTGGTCAAACTTTGGGACTTGTGGGCCGAGTGGGTTCCGGAAAAACAACCATCATTCAGTTATTATTACGTGAATTTGATAATTATGAGGGAAAGATTACTTTAAATGGGCATGACATTCGAGAAATACCGTTAAATGTGCTATTGCGAGAAATTTCATATGTACCACAAAATAACTATTTATTCTCAACCAGTATTCAAAACAATATTTCCTTTTCTCAAATTGATGCGGATAATAATCAAGTTGTTGAAGCGGCTAAGAAGAGTGATTTGCATAATGACATCTTGCAAATGCCCCGTGCATATCAGACTTTAGTAGGTGAGAATGGAATTTCTCTTTCAGGGGGACAAAAGCAAAGAATGTCGATTGCTCGTGCTCTTCTTAAACATAGTCAGATTTTGATTTTGGATGATGCACTTTCAGCAGTTGACGCCAAAACTGAAAATGAAATTTTGAATTCTTTGAAGAAAGAACGTAAAGGAAAAACCACTTTAATTGCGACGCACCGTTTAACAGCTGTGAAAAATGCGGATCTGATTCTAGTTTTGAAAAATGGTCGGATTATTGAACGTGGAAGTCATGATGATCTTCTTCAAGAAAATGGCTGGTATGCGGATATGTGGCGGCGTCAAGAACTAGAAGAAAAGGTAGGTGACGAGAATGAATAA
- the rpsP gene encoding 30S ribosomal protein S16 — protein sequence MSVKIRMHRMGAKRKPFYRIVVADSRMPRDGRFIEEVGYYNPVSTPKELKLDEDKIFDWLQKGAQPSDTVRSLLSSEGIMKKLHDAKYNK from the coding sequence ATGTCAGTTAAAATTCGTATGCACCGCATGGGTGCCAAGAGAAAGCCTTTCTACAGAATCGTTGTTGCAGACTCACGTATGCCACGTGATGGTCGTTTCATCGAAGAAGTAGGTTACTACAACCCAGTTTCAACTCCAAAGGAATTGAAGCTTGATGAAGACAAGATTTTTGATTGGCTTCAAAAGGGTGCACAACCTTCAGATACTGTTAGATCACTTCTTTCAAGTGAAGGTATCATGAAGAAGTTGCACGATGCAAAATACAACAAGTAA
- the lexA gene encoding transcriptional repressor LexA, whose amino-acid sequence MPKKNNKQLAILRYIYETVDEHGFPPTVREICAAVGLSSTSTVHGHLAQLERKGYIIKDATKPRALEITQKGKEELGIKPTTIPILGVVTAGTPILAVEDKTTDDYFPLPPDLTTYAGELFMLKIHGESMIKAGILNGDNVIVRKQSSANNGEIVVAMNDSNEATVKRFFKETDHYRLQPENDTMDPIILDNVKILGKVVGLYRNNII is encoded by the coding sequence ATGCCTAAAAAAAATAATAAGCAATTAGCTATTTTACGCTATATTTATGAAACAGTAGATGAACATGGATTTCCACCTACTGTTAGAGAAATCTGTGCTGCAGTTGGTTTATCCTCTACTTCTACAGTTCATGGTCACTTAGCACAACTTGAACGTAAAGGATACATCATTAAAGATGCAACTAAACCACGAGCTCTTGAAATTACTCAAAAAGGGAAGGAAGAGTTGGGAATTAAGCCTACTACTATCCCAATTTTAGGAGTAGTCACTGCGGGAACGCCAATTTTAGCAGTTGAAGATAAAACTACTGACGACTATTTCCCACTTCCACCGGATTTAACTACTTACGCTGGTGAATTATTTATGCTTAAAATTCATGGCGAAAGTATGATCAAGGCTGGTATTTTAAACGGCGATAACGTCATTGTAAGAAAGCAGTCTTCTGCTAACAATGGTGAAATTGTTGTGGCAATGAATGACAGTAATGAAGCTACAGTTAAACGTTTCTTTAAAGAAACTGATCATTATCGTTTGCAACCTGAAAATGATACTATGGACCCTATCATTTTAGATAATGTAAAAATCCTTGGTAAAGTTGTAGGTCTCTATAGAAACAATATTATCTAA
- the rimM gene encoding ribosome maturation factor RimM (Essential for efficient processing of 16S rRNA) has translation MQFYDVAKVLTTHGLNGEVKVALITDFPEERFATGSKLALKNDHEKTLTVKSGRPFKQFWLVQFEEITDIEQAEKLRGKILVVNEENQQELPDGLYYYRDILDCDVIDNETGERIGKITDIQSPGANDVWEVTEDSGKEFLIPFIEDVVKKVDVPNKKVYVELMEGLRDED, from the coding sequence ATGCAATTTTATGATGTAGCTAAAGTTCTAACTACTCATGGTTTAAATGGAGAGGTTAAGGTTGCCTTAATTACAGACTTTCCCGAAGAAAGATTTGCAACAGGTAGTAAATTAGCACTTAAAAATGATCATGAAAAAACTTTAACCGTAAAAAGTGGCCGTCCTTTTAAACAATTTTGGCTCGTTCAATTTGAAGAAATAACTGATATTGAACAAGCTGAAAAATTACGTGGAAAAATTTTAGTAGTTAATGAAGAAAACCAACAAGAGCTGCCAGACGGGCTATATTATTATCGCGATATTTTAGACTGTGATGTGATTGATAATGAAACTGGTGAACGAATTGGAAAGATTACTGATATTCAATCACCAGGTGCAAATGATGTATGGGAAGTAACAGAGGATTCTGGAAAAGAATTTTTGATCCCCTTTATTGAAGATGTAGTTAAGAAAGTAGATGTTCCTAATAAGAAGGTTTATGTAGAACTTATGGAGGGACTACGCGATGAAGATTAA